CGTGATCGTCGGCGGATGCAACGGGCTGCACTGGATTCCGGTGGCGCAACAGGCCGACTACTATCGGGCGCAGAAACTCATGGCAATGCTCGGCCTCGTCTGCATGCCGGTGCTTCTGTTTCTCTTGTAATCACAAGAAGCTCGAACTGGAGAAAGAGCTGGCGGTTCGGATGAGCAGGACCTGTGCAATCGATGAATCGCGATCGAGCTTCGGGCCATGAGCGCAATACGCCTACCATCGACGCATGTCGCCTCGAACAAGAATCCGGCCAAGTTCCCGACCCGTGCCGCGGGCTCGAGTTGCCCAATTGCTCTGGCGTTTGCTGGCGATCCTGTTCATGGCCTTGGGCGTGCTGGGAGTCGTTCTTCCGGTTGTCCCGACAGTGCCCTTTCTGCTGGCGGCCGCGTGGGCCGGCGGCCGTGGCTGGCCGGCCCTGGAGCAGTGGCTCCTCGGTCATCCCCGCTACGGTGAATCCATCCGGCAATGGCGCAATGGCGGCGTGGTCTCGCGCCGCGGCAAGTGGGCCGCGACGCTGATGATGGCCTGCAGCGCCATCTTGTTGCAATTTGTGGAAGGACCCTGGGCGCTCAAGGTCGGCGTGCCGGTTCTCATGGGCATGGTGACCCTCTGGCTGTGGAGCCGGCCCGAAAAATAACGCGTGGCGGACCATCGGAGGCCATCGAGGAGGTTCTGTCGCGGTGGGCCGAATTCAACCGGGATCGCCCCTGGTCTTCAGGAAGGCGGAGTATTGGAATTGTGCAAAGCGCCTTTCGGCGCTCGATGCGGTACAAAGCCTCATGACCGTCCCACTCGCGGCTTCCCTGCTCGATCTCGTGCTCGGCTTGCAACTCGGGCCTTCCGACAAGGCGGCTGCGAATCGCTGCTCGATCGAGGGCGCCACCTGGGCATCCAGGCAGGAGGGCGTGATCGACGTCCGGATCCGCGAACTCGAGGCGGCAGCGCTTCGGCTTGCCTCGGGCGCGATCGTTCTGGAGATCGGCCGCATTGCGGTGCACGAACTGGCGGGCGAGGTGCGCATCGAGTCCGGCGTACCGCGGCTGTCTGCCCTCGGGGCGGCACAGGCCGAGTTCTCCGGGGTGAAGCTGCACGGCCCCTTGCGCATGTCGCCGCAGCTCCAGGAAGTACGTGACGCCTTGCTGGGCCCGGGCAGGGCGGCCTCGTCATCGACCGACGGCACGGCGCGCCAAGCCGCAGCCGAGGCCTGGTGCCTCGGTCCGCTCGGCGAGGCCGACGGCACCATCCGCGGGGAGATCACCGACGCGCACTTGCTGTTCGACGCCGACGTGACGGTGCCGATACGGCACGGGCAGATCGACTTCAACGACGCGACCGTCGAGCACGTGGGGCCGGACTCGCGCATGGGCGTGAGCCGACTC
Above is a window of Variovorax sp. RA8 DNA encoding:
- a CDS encoding YbaN family protein; this translates as MLAILFMALGVLGVVLPVVPTVPFLLAAAWAGGRGWPALEQWLLGHPRYGESIRQWRNGGVVSRRGKWAATLMMACSAILLQFVEGPWALKVGVPVLMGMVTLWLWSRPEK